In Pedosphaera parvula Ellin514, the genomic stretch CAACCAATACGCTTATTGGGATGATCCGAACAACTGGGGCGGCTTTGTCGTGCCCAGCGTTTATGACACAAATCAGGTCAACACTTATTACAATGCCGCATTTGACAGTGAAATTGTTACTTGTCTCGTAACCAACAACGCTGAAGTCGGCCAGCTGATGGCAGGCTTCGGAGGAGGCGGAACGCTGGTGATCACCAATGGTGCCCACTTTCGGGCGGGGTTTTCGTATGGAGGACAGTGGACTGGAATAGGCTTTGTGCATGGACCTGGGACTCTGATTATTGGTCCGGGCAGCGACTTCACTTGCGCTTCACATCTCTGGGTGGGACAGGGAACCGCCAACCAAGGCACGGTGATCATTAACGGCGGCACGATTCATATTCCAAGTGGGCAGTTGGGCGTGAGTTGGAATGGAATCGGTGGCACCAACTATATTACCATCACCAACGGCGGTGCATTATACATGTCGCAATGGTCTCCCCAAACGCTTGGCGCGCCTGGCAGTGGCGCCGCAAACATTGGTATCATGGACATCGGAGCCAACTCCCAGGTGGTGATCACAAACAATCAATTAGGTTTTATGAATACCTTGATAACGAATGGCCAGCTCATCGCTTTCGGCGGTCTGGGCACAATCTCTGCGGTCTATAATCCGTCGGCTAACATCACTGTCCTTACAGGTCTTGCACCCTCTGGCAGCGATACGCCAGTATTCAGCGTTCAACCTACAAATTCGATTGTTTTGTTAGGCGGCACGGCCACTTTAAGAGCGGCTGCCTCGCCCGCAACCGGCTATCAATGGATGTTTAATTCCGCGCCCCTCGCGGACAGCGGCGGGGTTTCCGGCTCGCATTCCGCCACTCTGACCATTTCAAATTTCAATGCTGCCCAGGCTGGGGTCTATTCCGTGGTGGCTACCAACGGGAGTCCTGTCAGTCAGAACGATCGTAATTATGCCTCGAGCCAGGGAGTCTCAGTGTCTGCCGAGTCGTTCAGCCTATATCCCGTCATCACAATTAACGGCATTAACGGCAACACGTATGCAGTTCAATATACCACCTCCCTGACGCCGCCAGTGACTTGGACTACGTTATCGACGACCACGGTCGGTACCGGCCCGGCGTACATTGTCGATCCCGCGACGCCGATGGGCATCAAGCGGTTTTATCGGGTGATTCTGCAATAATTACGCGAGCGTTGGGGCGACGAGGGATAAGGTTCTTAATTCCCTCGTCGCCCGTCCCAAACGAGCAGGAAGCCCGGCGGGGCCGGGTGAATTGCCGTTTGTGCGCCACCGAAGGGCGCTTTTGCCGCCGACCTTCGCCTCCAAAAATTGACGCGGCTGAAATTGCGTTGCCTCTTCCTGAGCGAAACACTGAGCTCTTCTTATGACGTACGATAGATATCCCGCTGACCTCCGCCAACGTGTCACTTTGTCGCGCAGACTATTTTGCATTGCCGTCATGCTGAGCGCTCTTCTCGGAATCAGCAGCACTGTTCAAACATTGAAAGCGGCCAGTCCACCCGGTGATGTCGTCGGCAAAGTAACCGTTGGCTACCAGGGTTGGTTTTCGTGCGCCGGCGATGGTGCGCCCATCGGCGGATGGTGGCATTACAGCGGAGGCGCCTATCCGACACCGAACACCCTGAGCAATGGTATTCATTGTTGGCCGGATGTGCGGCAGTTTGAAAACGTGTATCAAACCGGTTTTACCAATTTTGGAAACGGCCAACCGGCAACGTTGTTTTCTTCCTACGACCAACAAACGGTCAACACCCATTTCCGATGGATGGCAGAGAATGGAATCAATACGGCTGCTCTGCAGCGGTTCAATCCCTTTAGTGGAGAAGGCCTGACGCGGGACGCGATGGCGGTCAAAGTAAAAATCGCTGCAGAAAGCTACGGTCGGAAATTTTACATCATGTATGACGCCACCGGCTGGCTCAACGTTGATACCGAAATCAAAACCGACTGGACGAACAAGATGGCGGCACTGACAGCGTCGCCAGCTTACGCACGCCAAAGCGGCAAGCCCGTGGTGTGTATTTGGGGGCTGGGCATGAATGACCAAAATCACCCGTTCACGCCGGATGTATGTCTGGATATTGTTAATTGGTTCAAGAGCCAGGGATGCTATGTGATCGGCGGCACAAGACGCGACTGGCGGACAGTGGATCCAACCTATCTGCCATTTTATAACGCATTGAACATGATATCCCCGTGGATGATTGGTTACATCGGCAGCGTATCGGGAGCTGACGGCGCGTATGCGAACTTTTG encodes the following:
- a CDS encoding immunoglobulin domain-containing protein; the encoded protein is IKSSRMFKSLLLAGLLAGPLLALNTMAQSREDIHWGPLDVYSDDSGNQYAYWDDPNNWGGFVVPSVYDTNQVNTYYNAAFDSEIVTCLVTNNAEVGQLMAGFGGGGTLVITNGAHFRAGFSYGGQWTGIGFVHGPGTLIIGPGSDFTCASHLWVGQGTANQGTVIINGGTIHIPSGQLGVSWNGIGGTNYITITNGGALYMSQWSPQTLGAPGSGAANIGIMDIGANSQVVITNNQLGFMNTLITNGQLIAFGGLGTISAVYNPSANITVLTGLAPSGSDTPVFSVQPTNSIVLLGGTATLRAAASPATGYQWMFNSAPLADSGGVSGSHSATLTISNFNAAQAGVYSVVATNGSPVSQNDRNYASSQGVSVSAESFSLYPVITINGINGNTYAVQYTTSLTPPVTWTTLSTTTVGTGPAYIVDPATPMGIKRFYRVILQ